Proteins encoded within one genomic window of Fusarium musae strain F31 chromosome 4, whole genome shotgun sequence:
- a CDS encoding hypothetical protein (EggNog:ENOG41), with protein MPTLKPLPDCEGPKLECFTDDLTKHDFKFLEYLGFGCHSAVFKAEIDGKIYLIKLFFPVFVYEPNFELDPIDQGYDVDRYDKERLTASEEMPQHVVDSLRVHATSFNNECRAYGRLKELGREHLAGKVHGYLRLYLHQIDEQIQAAVQSSLPEAILPSVEVMEMEDDEVDLPIMAIVKDWIPDHRTPTGGITREAEQRQIKHLPRMLRNLRELHKCGIVVRDLKSQQYYEGQLCDLSHAWTIPHIFGPESGIRPRWTFASMAAWDLKCFQDIIEETKVSALRADPPLKPTELVATRNEARFNSLRPRPSMQGPFLPLVNYDEGGTWNLDYYPSHDPALFNWRAIQKRATKNSAVRIPEKPAAAVSMKRRSPATEEAKARPVEEGNNKKRRR; from the exons ATGCCTACGCTCAAACCGCTCCCGGATTGTGAAGGCCCAAAGCTTGAGTGTTTCACCGATGATCTCACCAAGCACGACTTCAAGTTCCTGGAATACCTCGGCTTTGGCTGTCACTCAGCCGTTTTCAAGGCCGAGATTGATGGCAAAATCtacctcatcaagctt TTCTTCCCCGTTTTCGTATACGAGCCGAACTTCGAACTGGACCCCATTGACCAAGGCTATGACGTCGACAGATACGACAAAGAGCGATTAACCGCCAGCGAGGAGATGCCCCAGCATGTGGTCGACAGTCTACGTGTCCATGCGACTTCCTTCAACAACGAGTGTCGCGCCTACGGCCgcctcaaggagcttggtcGGGAGCATCTCGCTGGCAAAGTACACGGCTACCTGCGCCTCTACTTACACCAGATTGACGAGCAGATTCAAGCGGCGGTCCAGAGCTCCTTACCGGAAGCCATACTTCCCTCGGTAGAGGTGATGGAAATGGAGGACGATGAAGTTGATCTACCCATCATGGCTATCGTCAAAGACTGGATCCCCGACCACCGAACGCCTACAGGTGGAATAACACGAGAAGCGGAACAGAGACAGATCAAGCATCTACCACGTATGCTTCGCAATCTCCGCGAGCTCCATAAATGCGGCATCGTCGTGCGCGACCTCAAGTCCCAGCAGTATTACGAAGGCCAGCTGTGTGACTTGAGCCACGCCTGGACGATTCCACATATTTTCGGCCCCGAGAGCGGGATTCGACCGCGCTGGACCTTTGCAAGTATGGCAGCTTGGGACCTGAAGTGTTTCCAGGATATCATCGAAGAGACAAAGGTTTCTGCGCTCCGGGCTGATCCGCCACTCAAACCGACTGAATTGGTTGCAACGCGCAACGAAGCGCGCTTCAACAgtcttcgtcctcgtccaAGCATGCAGGGACCTTTCCTCCCTCTGGTCAACTACGATGAGGGGGGCACCTGGAATCTGGACTACTATCCTTCACACGACCCAGCACTCTTCAACTGGAGGGCTATCCAGAAGCGCGCGACAAAGAATTCCGCCGTCCGTATCCCAGAGAAGCCTGCCGCTGCTGTCTCGATGAAGCGAAGGTCCCCTGCCaccgaagaagccaaagcccGACCGGTGGAGGAGGgtaacaacaagaagaggagacgATAG
- a CDS encoding hypothetical protein (EggNog:ENOG41) — protein MPHAENEGPDSTEPKKLILCFDGTGNTFSGSNADTNVVKILRKLDRNNKNQFHYYQTGIGTYDINEKSVNKGILGEFGSNISKTIDQGFGTTFDAHVIAGYRFLMRYYETNAKIYVFGFSRGAYTAKFLARMVNKVGLLCKGNEEMVPFAYRLYQRYLQGEIKDSEHAQCTSKHGSSEADAPANCDTTQLLGTKPEDVSQETQDASNEIEAFSQTFCRKETNRAGEEENIKVFFLGIWDCVASVAVLERKAKMPVPVTGTATHVRHAVAVDERRVKFKPALLAQDIRAAVHSHDDEEDIKEVWFPGNHGDVGGGWPAQPDEQEDEAEKPSFWGRIKNAWLTRKAGKASQNLNKDRFQMSDIPLEWMIREVKKCGEMDKSLQAGVHWCHSLKPFEKSMEDPAKRREATHGFMHDCLAFGYGTAFFKVLMWKFMEWLPFLTRWELDDTTDANVKLLGWKPVTFPPNKGSYRDIPRGAVLHQSLLDRLQEFSSYTPGNNHGDKSNACFKGRNKALVYNEKEVEGLSEDAKAKKMSEAHFKIHSEGNTLVWEDDKRHQTYDFNPHFKGALHPAIVQ, from the exons ATGCCTCACGCTGAGAACGAAGGCCCTGATTCTACGGAgcccaagaagctcatcctGTGCTTTGACGGCACGGGAAACACGTTCAGTGGCTCCAATGCTGATACCAATGTTGTCAAGATCCTTCGAAAGTTGGATCGAAACAACAAGAACCAGTTCCACTACTACCAGA CTGGAATTGGAACATACGATATCAATGAGAAGTCTGTGAACAAGGGCATCCTTGGTGAATTTGGGAGTAACATCTCAAAGACGATCGATCAAGGCTTCGGCACCACTTTTGACGCTCATGTCATTGCTGGCTACCGCTTTCTCATGCGTTACTACGAAACC AACGCAAAGATCTACGTCTTTGGCTTCAGCCGAGGCGCCTACACAGCCAAGTTCCTCGCCAGAATGGTCAACAAGGTCGGTCTCCTCTGCAAAGGCAACGAGGAGATGGTCCCCTTTGCATACCGTCTTTATCAGCGCTATCTCCAAGGCGAGATAAAAGACAGCGAGCATGCGCAGTGCACTTCCAAGCACGGCAGCTCAGAGGCAGACGCTCCCGCAAATTGCGACACCACACAGCTTCTGGGCACAAAGCCTGAAGATGTGAGTCAAGAGACGCAGGATGCTTCCAACGAGATTGAGGCGTTTAGTCAGACATTCTGTCGCAAGGAGACTAACCGCGCCggtgaagaggagaacaTCAAGGTGTTCTTCCTCGGAATCTGGGACTGCGTCGCCTCGGTTGCTGTTCTCGAGCGTAAAGCAAAGATGCCCGTTCCTGTAACGGGCACAGCGACACACGTTCGTCACGCCGTAGCCGTTGACGAGCGTCGCGTCAAGTTCAAGCCCGCTCTGCTAGCGCAGGACATCAGAGCCGCAGTGCACAGccacgacgacgaagaagacatcAAAGAAGTCTGGTTCCCAGGCAACCACGGCGACGTCGGTGGCGGATGGCCCGCACAGCCCGATGAGcaggaagatgaagctgagaagccGTCTTTCTGGGGCCGCATCAAGAACGCGTGGCTGACGAGAAAAGCTGGCAAGGCGAGTCAGAACCTGAACAAGGATAGGTTTCAGATGAGTGACATTCCACTTGAGTGGATGATTCGCGAGGTCAAGAAGTGTGGCGAGATGGATAAGTCGCTGCAGGCGGGCGTGCATTGGTGTCATAGCCTCAAGCCGTTTGAGAAGAGTATGGAGGATCCTGCCAAGCGAAGAGAAGCGACGCATGGATTCATGCACGACTGTCTCGCTTTTGGCTACGGAACAGCCTTCTTCAAAGTCCTCATGTGGAAATTCATGG AATGGCTCCCTTTCTTAACGCGCTGGGAACTCGACGACACAACAGACGCCAACGTCAAGCTCCTCGGCTGGAAGCCCGTGACATTCCCTCCCAACAAAGGTTCGTACCGCGACATTCCGCGCGGTGCAGTCCTGCACCAATCTCTTTTGGACCGACTGCAAGAGTTCTCGAGCTACACGCCTGGAAACAACCACGGCGACAAGTCGAATGCCTGTTTCAAGGGTCGGAACAAGGCGTTGGTGTATAATgagaaggaggttgaggggTTGTCGGAGGATgcgaaggcgaagaagatgagtgaAGCCCATTTCAAGATACACTCCGAGGGAAATACGTTGGTGTGGGAGGATGATAAGAGGCATCAGACGTATGACTTTAATCCTCATTTCAAGGGCGCTCTGCATCCTGCGATTGTTCAGTAG
- a CDS encoding hypothetical protein (CAZy:CE5) translates to MHTTLLLIAATTVNAIGIRDDCKDVHIFLAKGNNEPYPGRQGKLAGAICSGLKSCDYEDIQFQNALEDPFCNSVTEGVKNGIKQITAYNKKCPDSKLVVSGYSQGGQVVGDILGGGGGVFFQNCVEPDLQGLSPKTLPGSKIVAAMVFGDTRHTKDQPYNVLSGKGKDGLFPRPADMLENLASYGDVFRNYCVETDPICAKGDEVETHLNYFDVFTDDVAAWVKERVGEESTTTTTAATKTSTKVKSTAKETSTKEETESTTEAASTAKASSTVSTTKDASTTAAASTTADATSTTDSTSASGRATAGEASSDAAAPSSTDNAASSKGASLMGMITFTIRLDMEDE, encoded by the exons ATGCACActacccttcttctcatcgctgCTACTACAGTCAATGCCATTGGCATACGCGACGACTGTAAAGACGTGCACATCTTTCTTGCAAAGGGCAACAATGAGCCTTACCCAGGACGACAGGGAAAACTCGCCGGTGCTATCTGCAGTGGTTTAAAGAGCTGCGACTATGAAGATATCCAGTTCCAGAACGCTCTCGAAGATCCATTCTGCAATTCTGTCACGGAGGGTGTCAAGAATGGTATCAAGCAGATCACAGCGTACAACAAGAAGTGTCCAGACTCTAAACTCGTGGTGAGCGGCTACTCGCAGGGCGGCCAAGTCGTCGGCGACATCCTCGGCGGCGGAGGCGGCGTCTTCTTCCAGAACTGCGTGGAGCCTGATCTGCAGGGCCTGAGTCCCAAGACACTGCCTGGAAGCAAGATTGTTGCTGCCATGGTGTTTGGCGATACGCGACATACCAAGGATCAGCCGTACAATGTGCTCTCTGGCAAGGGGAAGGATGGCCTGTTTCCTAGACCCGCGGACATGTTGGAGAACCTGGCGAGTTATGGGGATGTCTTCCGGAATTACTGCGTTGAGACGGATCCGATTTGTGCCAAGGGCGATGAGGTCGAGACACATCTTAATTACTTTGATGTGTTTACTGATGATGTCGCGGCGTGGGTGAAGGAGAGGGTTGGGGAGGAGTCAACTACTACTACCACAGCTGCGACTAAGACGAGTACAAAGGTGAAGAGCACGGCCAAGGAGACGAGTACAAAGGAGGAGACAGAGTCAACCACCGAAGCTGCGTCAACAGCAAAGGCCTCTTCAACAgtctcaacaacaaaggATGCTTCGAccactgctgctgcatcCACCACAGCCGATGCAACCTCTACCACAgactcaacctcagcctcaggTCGAGCCACAGCCGGTGAAGCATCATCAGACGCCGCAgcgccatcatcgacagaCAACGCAGCCTCGTCAAAGGGCGCATCTCTAATGGGCATGATA ACATTTACAATTAGATTAGATATGGAAGACGAATAA
- the GUF1 gene encoding Translation factor guf1 mitochondrial (EggNog:ENOG41) has translation MSLAWSAGRAWSRQCLSQALTPRIYANLRRYATKPTPAELEARIAAIPIERYRNFCIVAHIDHGKSTLSDRLLEYTGTISASDANKQILDKLDVERERGITVKAQTCTMIHKHNGQDYLLHLVDTPGHVDFRAEVTRSYASCGGALLLVDASQGIQAQTVSNFHLAFAQDLALVPVVNKIDMPAADVPRVLQQMKDSFELDPKDAIMLSAKTGKGVPDVLPAVIERIPHPVGDEKKPLKMMLVDSWYDNFRGVVLLVRLFDGTIKAGDNVVSLGTGMKYTVGQVGIQYPHAIPQATLSAGQVGYVYFNPGMKKIQDAKLGDTFTFVGSEEKVEPYPGFEEPKPMVFVAAFPTDQSDYSRLADSIGQLVLNDRSVTLQKDHSEALGAGWRLGFLGSLHCSVFQDRLRQEHGKSVILTEPTVPSKIIWPDGSEEIVSNPALFPETSNPKVKQSQLFEPYVTATITMPEEYLGRVIELCEANRGEQKSLEFFHTTQVILQYEIPTAQLVDDLFGKLKSVTKGYATLDYEDAGWRESNLVKLQLLVNRQPVDAICKVVHSSQVDRLGRQWVTKFKEHVDRQHFEVVIQATAGNRIVARETIKPFRKDVLAKLHAADVSRRRKLLEKQKEGRKRLRAVGNVIIDQSAFQSFMSR, from the exons ATGAGCCTCGCTTGGAGCGCTGGCCGTGCCTGGAGTCGGCAATGCCTCTCACAAGCGCTCACACCGAGGATATACGCAAACCTGCGTCGATACGCCACGAAACCTACGCCCGCTGAACTCGAAGCCCGAATCGCCGCCATCCCCATCGAGCGATACCGTAATTTCTGCATCGTGGCGCATATTGACCATGGGAAGAGTACGCTGAGCGATCGGTTGTTGGAGTACACTGGTACGATATCTGCTAGCGATGCGAATAAGCAGATTCTGGACAAGCTTGATGTAGAGCGGGAGCGAGGTATTACCGTCAAGGCGCAGACGTGTACTATGATCCACAAGCACAATGGGCAAGATTatctgcttcatcttgttgatACGCCTGGGCACGTGGACTTTAGAGCTGAAGTTACAAGATCGTATGCTAGTTGCGGTGGAGCGTTGCTTCTCGTTGATGCATCGCAGGGTATTCAGGCACAGACTGTGTCAAACTTCCATCTTGCGTTTGCGCAGGATTTGGCGCTTGTTCCGGTGGTGAACAAGATCGACATGCCAGCTGCAGATGTACCGCGAGTACTACAACAAATGAAGGATAGTTTTGAGCTCGACCCCAAAGACGCTATTATGCTCAGCGCCAAAACGGGGAAGGGTGTGCCGGATGTTTTGCCCGCTGTTATAGAGAGGATTCCTCATCCTGTcggcgacgagaagaagccgctgaagatgatgttggtggaTTCATGGTACGATAACTTCCGCGGTGTAGTGCTGCTGGTGAGGCTCTTCGATGGTACGATCAAAGCGGGTGATAACGTTGTTTCTTTGGGGACGGGGATGAAGTACACTGTTGGACAGGTTGGCATTCAGTATCCGCATGCTATTCCCCAAGCGACTCTCAGCGCCGGACAAGTTGGCTACGTGTACTTCAACCCAGgtatgaagaagatccaagACGCTAAGCTAGGCGATACATTCACCTTCGTCGGGTCCGAGGAAAAAGTCGAGCCGTACCCTGGTTTCGAGGAGCCCAAGCCCATGGTCTTCGTCGCAGCGTTCCCCACGGACCAAAGTGACTACAGTCGTTTGGCTGATAGTATCGGGCAGCTCGTACTTAATGACAGGAGTGTTACGCTGCAGAAGGATCACTCTGAAGCCCTCGGTGCAGGCTGGCGATTAGGCTTCTTGGGCAGTTTGCACTGCTCTGTGTTCCAGGATCGGCTGAGGCAGGAACATGGGaagagtgttattttgaCGGAGCCGACTGTGCCATCGAAGATTATATGGCCTGACGGATCGGAGGAGATAGTGTCGAATCCGGCGCTGTTTCCGGAGACGAGTAATCCGAAAGTGAAGCAGTCACAGCTGTTCGAGCC ATATGTCACTGCTACAATCACCATGCCAGAGGAATATCTCGGACGCGTGATTGAGCTCTGCGAAGCGAATCGTGGAGAACAGAAGAGTTTAGAGTTCTTCCATACCACGCAGGTTATTCTACAGTACGAGATTCCAACGGCTCAATTAGTCGATGATCTGTTTGGAAAGCTCAAGAGCGTAAC CAAGGGATACGCGACGCTGGATTATGAAGATGCAGGTTGGCGGGAGAGTAACCTTGTCAAGTTGCAGCTGTTGGTGAACAGACAGCCTGTCGATGCGATTTGTAAGGTCGTTCATTCATCGCAGGTTGATAGGCTTGGGAGACAGTGGGttaccaagttcaaggagcATGTTGATCGTCAACATTTCG AGGTCGTTATCCAAGCTACAGCAGGTAATCGCATCGTAGCGCGAGAAACCATCAAGCCCTTCCGTAAGGATGTTCTTGCAAAGTTACATGCTGCTGATgtatcgagaagaagaaagctgCTGGAGAAACAAAAGGAGGGTAGGAAGAGGTTACGCGCTGTGGGTAATGTCATTATCGACCAGTCGGCCTTCCAGAGCTTCATGTCGAGATGA
- a CDS encoding hypothetical protein (EggNog:ENOG41), whose product MQYDQDQEAYPPQRGHSRSRSGKGSNDKGRAKPPSQKAMLHRALQKANTAVQLDNAQNFKGAREAYAEACDLLQQVLQKTTADEDKRKLEAIRRTYTSRIDELDQMAPWQEEETKALPARPESLAQHSESESVLRLDDDDDDEPNDTAVFDTATAARIDGHSPQPRIVNSPPRDDSQGYRRRSAQNKPKPIVTSLTPEPGLLQSSFSRSPVRLRTPEHFLPQRPADPYMPAPLSPRRPLSPAKEVDDMDEPVRTDFSMSHDQQNDHAQEHNVPQTHFREDSMNSWLDPIDESGGSTASSVHSRTSSLGFRRKHIRSVSGETEAEFDTALDAAIEAAYDDGYEPMSPIDQRRTVSVDAGEEVIANAMRKVELARQKVRETEQELYEMERDNRSQPQYQSYEYQGTPNDFYNDNSSDEEERILDEIARDYGLESYRHRPPPPRESDSSGVTSRTWHSSQGSNPPTGATSLSTVTELPPPLTHLTHGPAAPPPTQSLPELPQRPGSSAQSVRNRRLSGQNPKQLKIETSKLALPMQSYADANQAKSAPLSSQNVDATVEPDTKAASAKHRQPSPPLFEASPTDMTGSRPTPSPFGQLGSEKGDDDITGSPNTRKLRKNFSSSSLRSMKSRNMSLTHLEEGSDLSPGTPGSNPFGSLNAPSVPALPTPLATSFRDRSETNAAGLSLFDDHFYSPTSPGSPNPLISDPPAPLEPCPTDFMLRPFWLMRCLYQTLAHPRGGYISSKLFVSRDVWRVKGVKLKNIEDKVANCDFLTAALLKIARVDTYDADAVLEEMQSLEGILEQVQTALSRKLGNEVGVHGSGALFKDASTGDGDAATGVPRSASVSGKSSFSWRRLRSKNSAVGLGGSYMSRINTETSKEIPSIASLPMTPTPTNRPPKRDLAQVQFTGPNAMYMSSLARLFDAAQAIARQVEDPGLRHADKTQVGLELCTRHAAEFFGFYVCRFVLSDLGLLLDKYLKRGSEWVLT is encoded by the exons ATGCAGTACGATCAGGACCAAGAGGCTTACCCGCCTCAAAGGGGGCACTCCAGGAGTCGTTCTGGAAAAGGAAGCAATGATAAGGGGCGCGCCAAACCGCCATCTCAAAAGGCCATGTTACATCGTGCCTTGCAGAAGGCGAATACAGCGGTCCAGTTGGATAATGCACAGAATTTTAAGGGCGCACGAGAAGCTTATGCGGAGGCTTGCGACCTCCTGCAGCAGGTACTACAAAAGACAACTGCCGATGAGGATAAACGCAAGCTGGAAGCAATT CGACGAACTTATACGAGCCGAATTGATGAGTTGGATCAAATGGCACCCTGGCAAGAAGAGGAGACCAAGGCGCTGCCCGCACGCCCTGAGAGTTTAGCACAGCATTCCGAGTCCGAGTCTGTATTACgattggatgatgatgatgatgatgaacctAATGATACCGCTGTCTTTGACACCGCTACAGCTGCCAGAATTGATGGTCACAGCCCTCAACCTCGAATCGTCAATTCACCGCCACGAGATGATAGCCAAGGCTATAGGAGACGTAGCGCTCAGAACAAGCCAAAACCTATCGTTACAAGTCTTACACCCGAGCCTGGACTTCTTCAGTCATCCTTTTCACGATCACCAGTTCGACTTCGCACTCCTGAGCATTTCCTCCCACAACGGCCCGCGGATCCATACATGCCAGCTCCGCTATCCCCCAGACGCCCGCTATCTCCAGCAAAAGAAGTCGATGACATGGACGAGCCCGTGCGAACCGATTTCTCCATGAGCCATGACCAGCAGAACGACCATGCGCAAGAGCATAACGTGCCGCAAACGCATTTCCGGGAAGATAGCATGAACTCTTGGTTGGACCCCATTGACGAATCAGGAGGCTCGACTGCATCATCTGTTCATTCGCGTACTTCATCGCTTGGTTTCAGAAGGAAGCACATTCGGAGTGTTAGTGGAGAAACCGAGGCTGAATTCGATACCGCATTGGACGCAGCTATTGAGGCTGCCTATGATGATGGGTATGAACCAATGAGTCCAATAGACCAAAGAAGAACGGTGTCCGTAGACGCTGGCGAGGAAGTAATAGCCAATGCTATGCGCAAGGTTGAACTTGCTCGTCAAAAAGTTAGAGAGACTGAGCAAGAACTTTATGAGATGGAGAGGGATAACCGTTCTCAACCGCAATACCAGTCTTATGAGTACCAAGGGACACCCAACGACTTTTATAACGATAACTCatccgacgaagaagagaggatTTTGGATGAGATTGCGCGAGACTACGGTCTCGAATCATATAGACATCGcccaccaccacctcgaGAGTCTGACTCTAGCGGCGTGACTTCACGTACATGGCACAGCTCACAAGGATCGAATCCTCCAACGGGAGCTACTTCACTCTCTACCGTTACAGAACTACCACCACCCTTGACGCATCTTACACATGGCCCAGCTGCCCCTCCACCAACACAGTCTTTACCTGAACTACCTCAACGACCTGGATCATCCGCGCAAAGTGTACGAAATAGACGTCTTTCAGGACAGAACCCGAAACAACTAAAGATTGAAACCTCCAAGCTCGCTCTTCCTATGCAGAGCTATGCCGATGCCAACCAGGCTAAGTCTGCTCCTCTAAGCAGTCAGAACGTTGACGCCACAGTTGAGCCGGATACGAAGGCTGCGAGTGCGAAACATAGACAACCTTCGCCACCGTTGTTCGAAGCCAGCCCGACGGATATGACAGGATCTCGACCTACGCCATCGCCGTTTGGACAATTGGGCTCAGAGAAGGGCGATGACGACATCACCGGCTCTCCCAATACAAGAAAATTGAGAAAGAACTTTTCGTCCTCGAGTCTTCGAAGCATGAAGAGTCGCAACATGTCATTGACACATCTGGAAGAAGGCTCGGATTTGTCTCCTGGAACCCCAGGAAGTAATCCCTTTGGATCTCTCAATGCTCCGTCAGTTCCAGCTCTGCCTACACCTCTTGCTACGAGCTTCCGTGATCGATCAGAAACAAACGCGGCTGGGCTGTCATTGTTTGACGATCACTTCTACTCTCCGACAAGTCCTGGCTCGCCTAATCCGCTCATTTCCGATCCTCCGGCTCCTCTTGAACCCTGCCCTACTGACTTTATGCTACGGCCTTTCTGGCTGATGCGATGTCTTTACCAGACATTGGCTCATCCACGGGGCGGCTACATCAGCAGCAAGCTCTTTGTATCTAGGGATGTTTGGAGGGTGAAGGGagtgaagctcaagaacatcgagGACAAGGTGGCCAACTGCGATTTCCTCACAGCTGCTCTGCTGAAGATCGCGAGAGTGGATACCtatgatgcagatgcagtcTTGGAAGAGATGCAATCCCTGGAGGGCATTCTCGAACAAGTCCAAACAGCACTGAGTCGCAAACTTGGCAATGAAGTTGGCGTCCATGGATCTGGAGCACTGTTCAAGGACGCGTCCACCGGCGATGGAGATGCAGCTACTGGCGTGCCGCGATCAGCGAGTGTTTCTGGGAAATCCTCCTTCTCATGGCGACGTCTTCGTTCGAAGAACTCCGCAGTCGGACTTGGTGGCTCATACATGAGCCGTATTAACACGGAAACGTCTAAGGAAATACCCAGCATTGCCAGTCTGCCAATGACACCTACCCCAACGAATCGCCCCCCCAAGCGGGATCTGGCACAGGTCCAATTTACAGGTCCGAACGCAATGTACATGAGCTCATTGGCACGCTTGTTTGATGCAGCTCAAGCTATTG CTAGACAAGTCGAGGATCCTGGATTGCGACACGCCGACAAGACGCAAGTTGGCCTGGAGCTATGTACTCGACATGCAGCGGAATTCTTCGGGTTCTACGTGTGTAGATTTGTCCTGTCGGATTTGGGGTTGTTGCTAGACAAGTATCTCAAGCGTGGCAGTGAATGGGTTCTCACATGA